The following proteins are encoded in a genomic region of Dioscorea cayenensis subsp. rotundata cultivar TDr96_F1 chromosome 8, TDr96_F1_v2_PseudoChromosome.rev07_lg8_w22 25.fasta, whole genome shotgun sequence:
- the LOC120266437 gene encoding LOW QUALITY PROTEIN: formamidase-like (The sequence of the model RefSeq protein was modified relative to this genomic sequence to represent the inferred CDS: deleted 1 base in 1 codon) produces MPPSTTPRLVVPIDVKKKPWEHKLPLHNRWHPDIPPVVDVTEGELFRVEMVDWTGGSIADNDSAMDIKFLDLSITHYLSGPIKVVDKEGIPAKPGDLLAVEICDLGPLPGDEWGYTATFDRENGGGFLTDHFPAATKAIWYFEGVYAYSPQIPGVRFPGLTHPGVIGTAPSHELLNIWNERERKLVKEGHQSLKLCEVLHQRPLASLPTAKNCLLGMIKEGSSEWEKIANEAARTIPGRENGGNCDIKNLSRGSKVYLPVFVDGANLSTGDMHFSQGDGEVSFCGAIEMSGFLELKCEIIREGMREYLTPMGPTPLHVNPIFEPGPVEPRFSEWLVFEGISVDESGQQHFLDATVAYKRAVLNAIHYLSRFGYSKEQVYLLLSCCPCEGRISGIVDAPNAVATLAIPIAIFDQDVRPRCGRVPSGPRVVKRTPDVLRCSYDGALPITMNPGGGAESS; encoded by the exons ATGCCTCCTTCAACTACTCCAAGACTTGTAGTTCCTATTGATGTGAAGAAGAAGCCATGGGAGCACAAGCTTCCTCTCCATAACAGATGGCATCCAGATATACCCCCAGTTGTAGATGTCACTGAAGGGGAGCTCTTCAGAGTGGAGATGGTGGACTGGACTGGGGGCTCTATTGCTGACAATGACTCTGCCATGGATATCAAGTTCTTGGACCTCTCTATT ACACACTATCTAAGTGGTCCAATTAAAGTTGTAGACAAGGAAGGCATTCCAGCCAAGCCTGGTGATCTTCTTGCTGTTGAAATCTGCGACTTGGGCCCTCTTCCAGGAGATGAATGGGGTTATACTGCAACATTTGAC CGAGAGAATGGCGGTGGGTTTTTAACCGATCATTTCCCAGCAGCAACAAAAGCTATTTGGTATTTTGAGGGAGTATATGCATACTCTCCTCAAATTCCTG GAGTACGGTTTCCGGGCTTAACTCATCCTGGTGTAATTGGAACTGCACCATCACATGAACTTCTAAACATATGGAATGAAAGGGAAAGGAAATTAGTGAAGGAAGGCCATCAGTCATTGAAGTTATGTGAAGTCTTGCACCAACGGCCACTAGCAAGTTTACCAACTGCTAAAAATTGCCTCCTTGGAATG ATCAAAGAAGGAAGCTCTGAATGGGAAAAGATTGCGAATGAGGCTGCAAGGACGATACCGGGAAGAGAAAATGGCGGAAATTGTGATATCAAAAACCTCAGTAGAGGTTCAAAAGTATACCTTCCAGTGTTTGTCGACGGCGCGAATCTAAGTACAGGTGACATGCACTTCTCTCAGGGTGATGGTGAAGTTTCATTCTGTGGAGCAATAGAAATGAGTGGATTCCTTGAACTCAA GTGTGAAATAATAAGGGAAGGAATGAGGGAGTATCTTACACCGATGGGACCAACACCACTGCACGTGAACCCAATCTTTGAACCTGGTCCGGTGGAGCCACGTTTCTCAGAATGGTTGGTGTTTGAAGGGATCAGTGTGGATGAGTCTGGTCAACAGCACTTCCTTGATGCAACCGTTGCTTATAAACGGGCTGTTCTCAATGCTATTCACTACCTGTCTCGCTTCGGCTACTCCAAGGAACAG GTGTATTTGCTGCTGTCTTGCTGCCCTTGTGAAGGGAGGATCTCAGGTATAGTGGATGCGCCCAATGCTGTTGCCACGCTGGCAATTCCCATTGCCATTTTCGATCAG GATGTGCGGCCAAGATGCGGGAGAGTGCCATCAGGGCCACGTGTCGTGAAGAGAACACCGGATGTGTTACGTTGTAGTTATGATGGGGCTTTGCCGATCACGATGAATCCTGGTGGTGGTGCCGAATCATCTTAG